The proteins below are encoded in one region of Streptomyces marianii:
- a CDS encoding class F sortase has translation MNARQPLGSQTPPEPASSRSLGQTLLWPVLAAALGGLLCYNSLGGQTANTPQARPASPAPAPVSPPKAAPVHPPLPRSVPTRIAIPAISVSAPFTVLTLNKAGQLNAPPPNDKNLVGWYGKGATPGEKGTSILAGHLDTMTGPAVFESLSALKPGNKIDITRQDRKVATFKVDTVETFSKAAFPSARVYNDAPTAQLRLITCGGLYDKKTKDYTDNVVVFAHLDSVRNG, from the coding sequence ATGAACGCCAGGCAACCGCTCGGCTCGCAGACGCCCCCCGAGCCCGCGTCGTCCCGCTCCCTCGGCCAGACCCTCCTGTGGCCGGTGCTGGCGGCCGCGTTGGGCGGGCTGCTCTGCTACAACTCGCTCGGCGGCCAGACGGCCAATACCCCTCAGGCCCGCCCCGCGTCGCCCGCCCCCGCGCCCGTCAGCCCACCGAAGGCCGCTCCCGTCCACCCGCCGCTGCCGCGCTCCGTCCCGACCCGTATCGCCATCCCGGCCATCTCGGTCAGCGCCCCCTTCACCGTGCTGACCCTCAACAAGGCCGGGCAGTTGAACGCGCCGCCGCCCAACGACAAGAACCTGGTGGGCTGGTACGGGAAGGGTGCCACCCCGGGTGAGAAGGGCACGTCCATCCTCGCGGGTCACCTGGACACCATGACGGGGCCCGCGGTGTTCGAGTCGCTCAGCGCGCTCAAGCCCGGCAACAAGATCGACATCACCCGCCAGGACCGGAAGGTGGCCACGTTCAAGGTCGACACGGTGGAGACCTTCAGCAAGGCCGCCTTCCCCAGTGCACGGGTCTACAACGACGCGCCGACCGCTCAGCTGCGTCTGATCACCTGCGGCGGTCTCTACGACAAGAAGACCAAGGACTACACGGACAACGTCGTCGTGTTCGCCCATCTCGACTCCGTCAGGAACGGCTGA
- a CDS encoding MurR/RpiR family transcriptional regulator — protein MPSGQRARAQASAITPGRQTPDAEPAPVERVRALFGGHRLSPGQRRIAQYITDNLTEAAFLSITDLADRVGVSQPSVTRFASSVGFSGYPALREALQPIALSAVAGSPEPGESHRNELQTAVDAEIANLESLRRRFADTGQVLEVGRELARSVPLTILGLRISTSLAEYFAYAARRIHPDVRLVSRGGSVAYDALLQSREAGGTWVLAFAMPRHAKETLSAVRAARRTGLRTALITDLTLGPLVDEVDVALTAGTGSRLVFDSYSAPGVLSAAILQAMVDADPERTQRRLEQYEHAAEQHDFFLED, from the coding sequence GTGCCATCAGGGCAGCGGGCGCGCGCACAGGCGTCTGCGATCACGCCGGGAAGGCAGACTCCGGACGCGGAGCCGGCTCCTGTGGAGAGGGTCCGTGCGCTGTTCGGCGGACACCGGCTGTCACCCGGGCAGCGGCGTATCGCGCAGTACATCACGGACAACCTCACCGAAGCGGCCTTTCTGTCGATCACCGATCTCGCGGACCGCGTGGGTGTCAGCCAGCCCTCGGTGACGCGTTTCGCTTCGTCGGTGGGCTTCAGCGGTTATCCGGCCCTGCGTGAGGCGCTGCAGCCCATAGCGCTCAGCGCGGTCGCCGGTTCCCCGGAGCCGGGCGAGAGCCATCGCAACGAACTGCAGACGGCGGTCGACGCCGAGATCGCGAACCTGGAGAGCCTGCGCCGGAGGTTCGCCGACACCGGCCAGGTGCTCGAGGTCGGCCGAGAGCTGGCCCGGTCGGTGCCGCTGACGATCCTCGGGCTGCGGATCTCCACCTCGCTCGCCGAGTACTTCGCCTACGCCGCCCGGAGGATCCACCCGGACGTTCGGCTGGTCTCGCGGGGCGGGAGCGTGGCGTACGACGCGCTGCTGCAGTCGCGCGAGGCGGGCGGGACCTGGGTGCTGGCCTTCGCGATGCCCCGGCACGCGAAGGAGACCCTGTCGGCGGTGCGGGCCGCCCGCCGTACGGGTCTGCGGACCGCCCTCATCACGGACCTCACCCTGGGGCCGCTCGTGGACGAGGTCGACGTGGCCCTCACCGCCGGTACCGGCTCGCGGCTCGTCTTCGACTCCTACTCGGCGCCCGGTGTGCTGTCGGCGGCGATCCTCCAGGCGATGGTGGACGCGGACCCCGAACGCACGCAGCGGCGGCTGGAGCAGTACGAGCACGCCGCCGAACAGCACGACTTCTTCCTCGAGGACTGA
- a CDS encoding SPW repeat protein has product MTTHQPSIEQHPDLAEMRARFERATASPRGQVTETLALLTGLYLAASPWIVGFNGLTTLAVTNLICGVAFALCLGGFGSAYERTHAMAWCAIVIGAFTIFSPWIVAGNVAVTGSVVSNVIVGIVALCLGVAMAAMTDRPATLRPARTSGSPSRDLGPLS; this is encoded by the coding sequence ATGACCACACACCAACCGAGTATCGAGCAGCACCCTGATCTCGCAGAGATGCGCGCGCGCTTCGAACGCGCCACCGCGTCGCCGCGCGGCCAGGTGACAGAAACGCTGGCCCTCCTCACGGGCCTCTACCTCGCGGCCTCGCCGTGGATCGTCGGTTTCAACGGCCTCACCACCCTGGCCGTGACCAACCTGATCTGCGGTGTCGCCTTCGCCCTGTGCCTGGGAGGGTTCGGCTCGGCCTACGAGCGGACCCACGCCATGGCCTGGTGCGCCATCGTGATCGGCGCCTTCACGATCTTCTCCCCGTGGATCGTCGCCGGGAACGTCGCCGTCACCGGCAGCGTCGTCAGCAACGTCATCGTCGGCATCGTGGCCCTCTGCCTCGGCGTGGCCATGGCCGCCATGACCGACCGCCCCGCCACGCTGCGCCCCGCAAGGACCTCCGGAAGCCCGAGCCGCGACCTCGGTCCCCTGAGCTGA
- a CDS encoding DMT family transporter — MQALLVPVGFALASALSNAVATVLQRQEALKVPSSSGFRPGLMLDLLRRPLWLAGIAAVLVAGVCQALALNTGPLAIVQPLFVLELPLALIVASFVMRSHLPPVGWGAVGLVVVGLGIALAAASPTGNRTQVPLDRWLPALTLCGGAVVTLSAVALRRPVGRTRAALLGTATAISYSLTAALMKSATHILEDEGAVAFFTSWEVYAFAAAGGTALFLLENALQAGPLVASQPALTLGDATLSLLLGVTLYEEHVRTGWWLLPELLGFALITVGVFTLARIPLAESLVAPDQTPDAAPPQAGQTLP, encoded by the coding sequence GTGCAGGCACTCCTGGTGCCGGTGGGCTTCGCCCTCGCCTCGGCGCTCAGCAACGCCGTCGCCACCGTGCTGCAGCGCCAGGAAGCCCTCAAGGTGCCCAGCTCCAGCGGCTTCCGGCCCGGGCTGATGCTCGATCTGCTGCGCCGCCCCCTCTGGCTGGCCGGGATCGCCGCCGTTCTCGTGGCGGGGGTGTGCCAGGCGCTGGCGCTGAACACGGGGCCGCTGGCGATCGTCCAGCCTCTGTTCGTCCTCGAACTGCCGCTCGCACTCATCGTCGCCTCGTTCGTGATGCGCAGTCATCTGCCCCCGGTCGGCTGGGGAGCCGTGGGCCTCGTCGTGGTGGGGCTGGGCATCGCCCTGGCCGCGGCGTCCCCCACCGGCAACCGCACTCAGGTACCCCTGGACCGCTGGTTGCCCGCGCTCACCCTCTGCGGGGGAGCGGTCGTCACGCTGTCGGCCGTGGCCCTGAGACGGCCCGTGGGGCGCACCCGCGCCGCCCTTCTCGGCACGGCCACCGCCATCAGCTACTCCCTCACCGCGGCCCTCATGAAGTCGGCGACCCACATCCTCGAGGACGAGGGAGCCGTGGCCTTCTTCACCTCCTGGGAGGTGTACGCCTTCGCGGCCGCCGGCGGCACCGCGCTGTTCCTGCTGGAGAACGCCCTGCAGGCGGGCCCGCTGGTCGCCTCCCAACCCGCGCTCACCCTCGGCGACGCCACCCTGAGCCTCCTGCTCGGCGTCACCCTGTACGAGGAGCACGTGCGCACCGGCTGGTGGCTGCTGCCGGAGCTGCTGGGGTTCGCGCTGATCACCGTCGGCGTCTTCACCCTCGCCCGGATCCCCCTCGCGGAGTCGCTCGTGGCCCCGGACCAGACCCCCGATGCCGCCCCTCCCCAGGCCGGACAGACCCTGCCCTGA